The Bradyrhizobium diazoefficiens nucleotide sequence GGGCACAGGCGGCACTGGCCACGTGGCGACCGAGCTATTGAAGTCGATGGCCGGCATCGATTTGCTACACGTGCCCTATCGCGGCAGTGCGCCGGCGCTCACTGACGTGATCGGAGGCCGGGTCGAGATGTCGCTCGACAATCTTCCTGCGGCGCTGCCGTATGTGGAGGGTGGCAAGCTCCGCGCACTCGCCGTCACCACCGCAAAACGCTGGCCGGAATTGCCGGACCTGCCGACGGTCGCGGAAGCCGGGGTCCCGGGTTACGAGGCCTCGTCCTGGTTCTCGATCGCGGCTCCCGCCAACACGCGGGCAGACATCATCACCAGGCTCAACAGGAGCGCGAACAGCTACCTGGCGGACAAGGAGATGGCAGGGAAGATGCGCAAGCTCGGCGCCGATCCGGTCGGCGGCTCGCCCGAAGAGATGGCGAGGCTGATCGCCGGTGAGAACGTCAAATGGAAGAAGGCGATCGAGTTCGCCGGACTTAAGCCGGAGCAGTGAGGCTACCCATGTTGAAGCTCGACAGACTGGCGCTGAAAGGGTGGGCGCAAACGGTGCTGGGGATCGTCGACCCCGCCGCCTTAGGACCCACTTTGATGCACGAGCACATCATCTGCGATATCACGCCGCCGAAATATGTTGCGGCCGGCATCGAAGACCTCGAGATCGAGCTTTGCAATTGTTGGCAGATCAACTACGGGCAAAGGCGATCCGGCCTCAAAACCAAGCTCAACCAGCGAGATATCGCGGTAAACGAAATCCGTGAGATGGTCGCTGCGGGCGGACGCACCATTGTCGAGCTCACCTCGGGCGGCTTGAAACCGGACCCTGTCGGACTTGCGGATATCTCGCGGGCCAGCGGAGCTCATGTTGTGATGGGCTGCGGTCATTATGTCCACGAGTTCCAGGACCAGCGGAATCACGACCGAACAGCCGAGGACTTCGCGTCTGAAATGGTCTCGCAGGTCCTGGAAGGTGCGTGGGGAACTGACGTGCGCGCCGGAATCATCGGCGAGATCGGTTGTCAAGCGCCGTGGACCTGCCTTGAGCGGCGCGTGATGCAGGGCGCGATCCTTGCGCAGCAGGAGACCGGCGCTGCGATCAACGTGCATCCTGGCCGTCATGAAGACCAGCCGCAGGAGGTGGCGGAATTCTTC carries:
- a CDS encoding tripartite tricarboxylate transporter substrate binding protein, which produces MSNPSRRTVLAASATALSLRFIGRASAQAQWPRRVVKVVVPFAAGGTTDILGRLMAQRLSEEYGQQFIVENKAGAGGNLGADYVAKADPDGYTLVIGTPGPHVINQYIYRNQPFDGAKDLAPVVVIARVPNLISVNLDVKAKTLQELIALAKANPGKLSYASPGTGGTGHVATELLKSMAGIDLLHVPYRGSAPALTDVIGGRVEMSLDNLPAALPYVEGGKLRALAVTTAKRWPELPDLPTVAEAGVPGYEASSWFSIAAPANTRADIITRLNRSANSYLADKEMAGKMRKLGADPVGGSPEEMARLIAGENVKWKKAIEFAGLKPEQ
- a CDS encoding phosphotriesterase, which produces MLKLDRLALKGWAQTVLGIVDPAALGPTLMHEHIICDITPPKYVAAGIEDLEIELCNCWQINYGQRRSGLKTKLNQRDIAVNEIREMVAAGGRTIVELTSGGLKPDPVGLADISRASGAHVVMGCGHYVHEFQDQRNHDRTAEDFASEMVSQVLEGAWGTDVRAGIIGEIGCQAPWTCLERRVMQGAILAQQETGAAINVHPGRHEDQPQEVAEFFLKQGAPMDRMVISHIDRTIFDEYRLLRLAETGCVIEFDLFGMEQSYYSHADIDMPNDAVRLRLMRALVKRGHLEQIVISHDICHRTRLTRFGGHGYQHIFTNVIPMMRRRGYSETEIDTIILRTPKRLLTFV